The Syngnathus typhle isolate RoL2023-S1 ecotype Sweden linkage group LG6, RoL_Styp_1.0, whole genome shotgun sequence genome has a window encoding:
- the LOC133155549 gene encoding LOW QUALITY PROTEIN: probable asparagine--tRNA ligase, mitochondrial (The sequence of the model RefSeq protein was modified relative to this genomic sequence to represent the inferred CDS: inserted 2 bases in 1 codon) — MSVFCQGWVRSVRSQKANLFLDVNDGSCLQSLQIIGSPEQNQPLLTFGSAVEVRGILKKSLHPKQPVELQAEHIDLVGQCNPLDFPFKIKERHKLEYIRQFPHLRARTNAFGSLLRIRGEATSAVHSYFKENGFVHIHTPIITSNDCEGAGELFQIKHSWPQNSKDENFFSVPAYLTVSGQLHLEVMAGSFSRVYTFGPTFRAENSQSRRHLAEFYMVEAELAFTRSLEDLMEVIEDMFKWTTEHVLERCAQDVDLFHKHVTPGHRDAVEAMLKEKFHVMTYSEAIEILKRSSQTFAFPTNVRMIXPKHLSRPSSTLTCAGFASQWGCDLHTEHEKYLVKHCGTRPLFVTDYPYQLKPFYTRDNRDHPQHTAAAVDLLVPGVGELCGGSLREERLDLLRARLEEVGLEDTYDWYLDLRRFGSVPHGGFGMGFERYLQCILGVDNIKDVIPFPRFSHSCLL; from the exons ATGTCAG TTTTCTGTCAGGGATGGGTTCGCTCCGTCAGATCGCAGAAGGCAAATCTATTCCTGGATGTCAACGACGGCAGCTGTCTGCAGTCGCTGCAGATCATCGGCAGTCCTGAGCAGAACCAGCC GCTGCTCACATTTGGGAGCGCCGTTGAAGTTCGAGGCATCCTGAAGAAAAGTCTGCACCCCAAACAGCCCGTGGAGCTGCAAGCGGAGCACATCGACCTGGTTGGACAATGTAACCCTTTG GATTTCCCGTTTAAAATCAAAGAGCGCCACAAGCTTGAGTACATCCGCCAGTTCCCTCACCTCCGCGCCAGAACAAACGCCTTCGGCTCCCTGCTGAGGATACGCGGCGAGGCCACTTCGGCCGTTCACTCCTATTTCAAG GAAAATGGCTTTGTGCACATTCACACGCCGATCATCACCTCCAACGACTGCGAGGGGGCCGGCGAGCTCTTTCAGATCAAG CATTCCTGGCCGCAGAACAGCAAGGATGAGAATTTCTTCTCGGTTCCGGCCTACTTGACCGTGTCTGGGCAGCTCCATTTGGAGGTCATGGCAGG GTCATTTTCCAGAGTCTACACGTTCGGGCCGACATTTCGCGCCGAGAACTCCCAGAGCCGACGCCATCTGGCGGAGTTTTACATGGTGGAGGCGGAGCTGGCCTTTACGCGCTCCCTCGAGGACCTCATGGAG GTCATAGAGGACATGTTCAAATGGACCACCGAGCACGTGTTGGAGCGCTGCGCTCAAGACGTGGATTTGTTCCATAAGCATGTGACACCGGGACACAGG GATGCCGTGGAGGCCATGCTGAAGGAGAAATTCCACGT GATGACCTACAGTGAGGCAATAGAAATCCTTAAGCGAAGCTCGCAGACGTTCGCCTTCCCCACAAACGTGCGTATGAT TCCTAAACATCTCAGCCGCCCGAGCAGCACCTTGACCTGCGCTGGTTTCGCTTCTCAGTGGGGCTGCGACCTTCACACGGAGCACGAGAAGTATCTGGTGAAACACTGTGGCACGCGTCCACTCTTTGTCACCGATTATCCGTACCAGCTCAAGCCGTTCTACACCAGAGACAATCGGGACCATCCCCAGCACACG GCGGCTGCTGTGGACCTTCTGGTGCCCGGCGTTGGGGAGCTGTGCGGGGGCTCGCTGAGAGAGGAGAGGCTGGACCTGCTGAGGGCTCGCCTGGAAGA ggtCGGATTAGAGGACACCTAtgactg gTATTTGGATTTGAGGCGTTTTGGCTCCGTCCCTCATGGTGGCTTCGGAATGGGGTTCGAGCGATATCTGCAATGCATTCTGGGAGTAGACAACATCAAAGATGTGATTCCTTTCCCCAGATTTTCACATTCTTGTCTGCTGTAG